One part of the Acidimicrobiia bacterium genome encodes these proteins:
- a CDS encoding EAL domain-containing response regulator, whose translation MGNAQPEGGTQGGDSVPRWATAAMQNARVLIVDDREANVRLLQAMLSAAGVSEIEGLTDARLTVERVLEFRPDILLLDLHMPSMDGVSVLAALRDALPADTFLPVVVLTADVSPGARERALAAGAKDFLTKPIDRLEVLLRVSNLLETRALYLRVHSDRAQLQHELEQQRLRERLLDEKRRGRMERIDRALLDGGMHIEFQPIVDLESSHVVGVEALARFAGPPHRPPDQWFAEAATIGRGVELELLAIERALVHLGSLRDTLFVSLNVSPMTARSVALDDCLARVPLDRVVLELTEHTKIRDYHVLRVSLDRFRERGCRIAVDDAGAGYAGLQHILSLQPDVIKLDHGLTRNVDSDPARRALSACLVRFAEEIGAYVVAEGIETEAELDTLHRLGIRWGQGFYLARPAPVPATELPHKAAVTR comes from the coding sequence GTGGGCAACGCACAGCCCGAAGGGGGCACGCAGGGGGGCGACAGCGTGCCGCGCTGGGCCACGGCCGCGATGCAGAACGCGCGCGTGCTCATCGTCGACGACCGTGAGGCGAACGTCCGGCTGCTGCAGGCGATGCTCTCGGCCGCCGGTGTGTCCGAGATCGAGGGCCTGACCGACGCGCGACTCACCGTCGAACGCGTGCTCGAGTTCCGGCCCGACATCCTCCTGCTCGACCTGCACATGCCCAGCATGGACGGCGTGTCGGTACTCGCCGCGCTGCGTGACGCGTTGCCGGCCGACACGTTCCTTCCCGTCGTCGTCCTCACCGCCGACGTCTCGCCCGGCGCGCGCGAACGCGCGCTCGCGGCCGGCGCGAAGGATTTCTTGACGAAGCCGATCGACCGTCTCGAAGTGCTGTTGCGCGTCAGCAACCTGCTCGAGACGCGCGCGCTGTATCTGCGCGTGCACAGCGACCGCGCGCAGTTGCAACACGAGCTCGAGCAGCAGCGTCTGCGCGAACGGCTGCTCGACGAGAAGCGGCGCGGGCGCATGGAGCGCATCGACCGCGCGTTGCTCGACGGCGGCATGCACATCGAGTTCCAGCCCATCGTCGACCTCGAGTCGAGTCACGTCGTCGGTGTCGAGGCGCTCGCGCGCTTCGCGGGTCCGCCGCACCGTCCGCCGGATCAGTGGTTCGCGGAGGCCGCGACCATCGGCCGCGGCGTCGAGCTCGAGCTGCTCGCGATCGAGCGTGCGCTCGTTCATCTCGGTTCGTTGCGCGACACGCTCTTCGTGTCGCTCAACGTGTCGCCCATGACGGCGCGGAGCGTGGCGCTCGACGACTGCCTCGCGCGCGTTCCGCTCGACCGTGTGGTCCTCGAGCTCACCGAGCACACCAAGATCCGCGATTACCACGTCTTGCGCGTCTCGCTCGATCGGTTCCGCGAGCGCGGCTGCCGCATCGCGGTCGACGACGCCGGCGCCGGGTACGCGGGACTCCAGCACATCCTCAGCCTCCAACCCGACGTGATCAAACTCGATCACGGGCTCACGCGCAACGTCGACAGCGATCCCGCTCGCCGCGCGCTCAGCGCGTGCCTCGTCCGGTTCGCGGAGGAGATCGGCGCGTACGTCGTCGCGGAAGGCATCGAGACCGAGGCCGAGCTCGACACCCTGCACAGGCTCGGAATCCGGTGGGGACAGGGCTTCTATCTGGCACGACCGGCGCCGGTTCCGGCGACCGAGCTTCCCCACAAGGCGGCGGTAACCCGATGA